The nucleotide sequence GCTCGTCATCCAGCCCGTATTGGGAAAAATCGATCCCGGTCCAGCCCCCCACAATTCATGTCGAACGCGTTCAGACGGATTTGCTTCGCCATTGTTCGGCCCTGCTTAAATAACAATTTCTTAATGTTATATCAATAAATGATGTAAAATTATTAAGATTAATAAACTAAACGATTTTAAATTGTATTAATTTTTCTGCCGGGCAGGGACGGGCCGGCTGCCTGGAGTCCATAACAAAACTGCCGTTCCATAATCTGGAACGGCAGCCTGACTGGAAGAAGAATCGATGTCAGCGGAGGGCCAGAAGCGGCTCTGTCACTGCCGAGGATGGAAGAGGTGGTAAGGCCACTCCTGCTTCCCCCGGCGTGGTCCAGCGTATCTGACCGGGCGTATGACAGGACGGACAGGCAGTCACCCAATGCGGCGTGGCATGACCGCAATGCAGGCAGCGCCACTCCGGATCAGGACTGGCCTCCGAGGCGCGACGCAGCGCGGCCTGCATGGCAGCACCGGAACCATGTTCCTTTTCCTCGATATCAGCCAGCAGCAGCCAAACCCGTTTTTGGTCGATCAGGCGACTGGCCTGTTCGGCATGGCTGCGGGCTTCGCCGGTCAGCCCGGCGGCCAGATTTTCCCGTGCCAGCAACAGATGCGACTCGGGATGACCGGGATTGCCAGCCACCAGACGCTTGACCGTGCGCACCCGTGTCAGCGGATCCGTCACACCGGACAGGGCCACCATCGCCAGATCGGGTTGCGGATGGGCGGCCCATGCCTTGACCAGCACGGCATCGGAACGTCTCTGCCGACCGGCTGCCCGCAGCGCAGTCGCATAGGCAATGGCCGCTTGGGTCAGGCTGGGGTCCAGACGAAACGCCTGCCGGGCCGTGCGCAGCTTTTCGGCCTGATCCAGCTCCGCCTGCGCCGCTGCCGTGGCAAAAGCCGCCCGTTGCTGATCGTTTTCCGCCAAAGACAGCGCATCCATCCAGCGACCGCCACGGATCGCCAGATTGACACGCTCCGTCCGCAGCCAGGCTGCACCGGGATGGGCCAGTTCCGCCTTGCGCGCCAGTTCCGCAGCACTGGTCCAGTCCTCGCGCGTGATCGCCTCCCGCAGCAGGCCGCGATAGCCGAGGAAAGAGGCATCTTCAGTCCGGGTCAAAGCATGGAAAGCCTGCGTGGCCTCACTCTCCCGGCCGGAGAGACGCGCCGCCTCGGCCACCAGCAGCAGGGTCTGGGCAGTATCGCCGAGACAGGCACGAGCCTTGCCTGCCTCGCGCCATGCTCCGCCCGCATCCCCCGCAGCCAGCGAGACCAACGCACGGGAAACCGCATAATCCCCGGCCTGCCGCGTCCGCGCCTGCCGCCAGCGGCGGATCGTGCGGGGGAGGCCAAGAATGGCGCCGACAGCCCGCAGCAACAGATGCACGGCCAGAACCAGAATGACGACCGCAACGATGGCCGCTGGCACCGACATGTCGATGGTCAGATCATCCCCGACCGTCACGCCGACATGGCCAGGCAATCCGGCGACATACCACGCGACGGCAACAACCACCGCTGCGGGGAGAACAATTTTGATGATCCGGCGCATCAGGCGTGTGCCGCCATATCGGACAGCGCAGCCTGCGCATCCAGCAGAGCCTGTGCCTGTGCTTTCCAGCCACTGACAGCCTGCGCCGCCGGCCCCGTCAGCGCATCCAGTGTCCTGACGGCCCCGGCCAGATCACCCGCATCCAATGCTTTTCTGGCCCGGGCAATGACACCAGCCGCAGGATCACCCACCAGAACCTGATCCCCCCGCCGGATGGTTACCAGAGTTTCGGCTTTTTGTTTTACGGTTTCCCAAAAAGAAGCATGGCTCACATCCGGGCGGGATGCTTCCACAGCATGCTGTGCCACAGTCTCGAAAGACAAGGTCAGCGCCGCCAAGGTCGGAGGAGCCTCCTGTGCAAAGCGGGTCAAGGCAGGCGGTGCATTTGGAATATCACCCAGCTTCTCACCCCGGCCAAGAGCGGAGGAGGCAGCCTGAAGACGGGCCAGCCTGCCCGCCCGATCGGCCAGCGCTGTTACTTTTCCGGCCTCCCCGGCGATTGCGTTCAGGCGCTCACGCGCCTGTTGCAGCGCCTGCACCGCCCCTTGCTGCTCCGCGTCCAGTTTTGCGAGACGAGATTCCAGTATGTGTAGCGCGGCCTGCATCCGATCACGTTCAGAATCGGAAAGATCCCTGAATCGCTTTTGCTCTGCCGTGATGTCATCCACGCGCTTCGTCAACGCCTCAACCGCGGTAATGGTCGCTTCATCACGGGCGGCAGGGCGATGTTCAAGCGTGTCGAGACGAGCTGTATGAGCACGTACAAAGCCCGCAAGTGATTGCATCTGCCGGTGAAGCGTCGTGTCAAGATCCTCGATCTGTTCCTCCATCTTCTTGATGGCAGGCCGTTCGGTGTCATGGCGGCTGGTGACGTTTTCTTCAAGCGCCTCCAACCGTGCCAGCAGCACGGGATCGGTCGGCTGTGACTGCACGCCCAGATATAACGACACCCCACCAAGAACGAGTGCACCCCCCGCCAGCACCAGCGCGGCACGGGAAAGGCTGTTTTGCCCGGCATTCTTCTGCCCCACCTGTGTGGAAGCCAAAGAGGGAGAAGAAGGCTGTTCCATCGTCCGGGTCACCTCGTCCACAGGACCGTCGATCTGCGGCCCGGTCTTGTCTGGTTCACTCATCGCAGAAGGGCCAGAAGATCGTCCTGAGTAGGCTGTGCTGCGACACGTATATCCCTCCAGGTTAAAACAGTGATGGCCTCGGCAACCGCGGAGGAGATGACACAGGCCACCAGCCTCGACGTCCCATCAGCCAATCCGGCCCTGTCCAGAAGACGCACGAAACTCCGTGCTGTTTCCGGTGAAAAGAACAGGACCGCCTTCAATCCGGCCACTCCCGCAGAGGGGGCAGCCCCTTCCATCAGAATGCGCAGTGCATGCTCCGCCTGTTCAGGGAGAGCCTGCACCGGGCGGGCGCAGTATACGAAACGATGCAGCACGGTGAACCCGGTCTGGCTCAATCCCTGATACAAAAACGCGCCCTGTCCCTCTCCCGAGGCAAGCAGCAGCGGCTTTCCAGCCGGGTCAAGCCGGGCACGAACGAGCATCAGCAAACGGTCCGCATCTTTTCCGGCACTGGTCACATCCTGATGCCCCGCCGCTCGCGCCGCCCTTGCTGTCGCATCCCCTACTGCGAACAGGGGCAAAGTACGCAATGGATCAAGCGCGGGAATCGCATTGGCGCTGGTCACCAGCACGGCCTGCAAATCAGGGAGTGCCTCCTCAATCAGCGCATCGGCACGGATTTCGACCTCCAGCGCAGGGGCCAGCACAGGCGTAAAACCGAGTGCAGCCAGCCGTCGCGCCGTCGCCGAAGCACCCGGCTCGGGCCGGGTAACGAGGATGGCAGGCCGTTCAATGCGGGACGAGATCGAAAGGCTCATACCCCGCTCTGCCCCATGTTAATCGAGGAAAATATCGGGTGGGCTGTCGGCACGCAGGCTGCGGCCGAGTTCAGCACCCAGCGCCTCCGCTTCCGAAACCGCACCCTGCAACGTCCGGCGCAGCAGAAAGCTGCCATCCTCAGCGGCGACCAGACCGGTCAGATGCAGCACTCCCCCCGACAATATCCGCGCATGTCCGCCGATCGGCGTACGGCAGGAGCCATCCAGCAGATTGAGCAATGCTCGTTCCGCGGTGGAGACTGCTTTAGCCTCCCGATCCTCGATCCCGGCCAGCAGGTCGCGCAGAGCGTAATCGTCTTCCCGCACCGTGACCCCGACAATGCCCTGACAGGCGGCAGGCACCATGATTTCGGTATCCAGCACCACGCTTGCCGCCTGCTCCATATCCAGCCGACGCAGACCGGCCAGAGCGAGAAGGCTGGCATCGCATTCCCCCCGCGCCAGCTTGGCAAGGCGAGTCTGGACATTGCCACGGATCGTCGCAAAACGAAGATCAGGGCGGGCATGGGCCAGTTGGGCCTGTCTCCGCACCGATGAGGTGCCGACCAGCGCGCCCTGTTGCAACACGCTGAACGGATCTCCCGGCGGGGGCGGGGTGAAGCCGGGGGGAAGGATAATCGCATCCCGTGCGTCTTCGCGCTTGAGCGTACAGGCCAGCACGATGCCGGGTGGAAGCTGGGTTTCCAGATCCTTCAGGCTGTGAACCGCGAAGTCGATCCGCCGGTCAGACAGTGCTTCGTGGATTTCTTTGGCGAACAGACCTTTGCCGCCAATCTCGGCCAGACGCCGGTCCTGCACACGGTCGCCAGTCGTGTTGATCTGGTGTTCCTCGAACACCTCCATATCCCGCAAGATCGGGCAGAAGCTGCGTAGCCGGGCGAGAAATGCCCGGGTTTGCACCAGAGCAAGAGGAGAAGCGCGTGTGCCGACCCGTAAAGGCAGACCATGCATCCCCACATGGGAGGATGGCGGCGTAGAAGAGGGCGTTGCCGGGCCAGAGGGGTGGCCAGAGGGGTGGCCAGAGGGGTAGCCAGAGGGGGGGTGGGCGGGTTGCATGCATGTGTCCTAAAACCCGCACAGAGGAAAGGAAAGAGTACAGATGACCCCCAATCTGCCGGAAATGCATGAAGCAGTGGATTCTCCGGCTTCTGAAAACCTTTTTCCGGGTCCGGTCCTGGGTATCGAGACCTCCTGCGATGAAACCGCCGCCGCCGTCCTGGACGGATCGGGCCGTATTCTGGCCGAAATCGTGTTGAGCCAGTACGACGATCATGCCCGCTTCGGCGGGGTGGTGCCGGAAATCGCCGCCCGGGCCCATCTGGCCTATCTGCCCGGCATGGTGACAGAGGTAATGGACAAAGCCGGACTCCGTTTTCAGGATCTGGCCGCGATTGCTGCAACCTCCGGTCCGGGGCTGATCGGTGGGTTGCTGGTGGGGGCGGGGTTGGGCAAAGGTCTGGCCCTGGCGGCAAAACGACCCTTTATCGCCATCAATCATCTGGAAGCCCATGCTCTGGCCGCGCTGCTGCCGGCATTGGGCGGGGTCGCGGAAACAACCTCCGGTGAGCATTTCCCTTTCCTGCTGATGCTGCTGTCCGGCGGTCATTGCCAGTGCATTCTGGTCGAGGGAGTCGGACGTTACCGGCGGCTCGGCGGCACGATCGATGATGCGGTGGGGGAAGCCTTCGACAAGGTCGGCAAGCTGCTGGGGCTGGGCTGGCCCGGCGGTCCGGCGCTGGAGCGGCTGGCCTTGCAGGGCAATCCACGCGCCCTTGCCTTTCCCCGCCCCATGAAGGGCAGGGTGGGGTGCGATTTCAGTTTTTCGGGACTGAAGACGGCGGTGGCCCAGTATGTCGCCCGATTTCCAGATGGGCCGCTGCCTTTATCCGATGCTGCCGATATAGCCGCCAGTTTTCAGGCGGCCGTTGCCGATGTCATGGCCGACCGCGCCACCGCCGCCCTTGCTATGGCGGATGAGATCGCGCCCGCGAAAATGCTCGTCGTCTCCGGCGGTGTCGCGGCCAATGCAGCGATCCGGGCAGCGCTTTCCACCGCCGCCGAGCGGCGTGGCATTACCATGCTCGCCCCGCCACCCCGGCTGTGCACCGATAATGCCGTCATGGTGGCCTGGGCCGGGCTGCACCGTCTGAAATATGGCGCGGTCTCCGGTCTGGATCATGCCCCCCTGCCACGCTGGCCGCTGGATGCGCCGGATATGGCGCTGCCGGAATCGACCGCTCCATGAATTATCGCCATGCTTTCCACGCCGGAAACTTCGCCGATTGCCATAAGCACGCCTTGATGGTCGCATTGCTGACTGTTCTGCGACAAAAAGAGGCTCCGTTCTTCGTGCTCGATACCCATGCGGGCACCGGCGAGACCCTGCTGACGGACGGACCAGCCGCCCGTACCGGAGAATGGCAGAAGGGAATAGGTCTGTTGCTGGATGATCCGGCTCCGGCACTGGCGTCTTATCTGGCGCTGGTCAAATCATTGGGTATGGAGCGGAGCCTCTATCCCGGTTCTCCCCTGATTGCCCGTGCCATGCTGCGTCCTCAGGATCGTATGGCCGTGTGTGAACTCCATCCCGAAGATGGCGCCAGCCTCGCCGAGCGGTTCAGGGGAGATCCCTATTGCGCCATCCATCGCCGCGACGGGTGGAAAGCGCTGGAAACCATGCTCCCTCCGAAAACCGCTTCCTCCGGCGGTGTCCTGCCCAGACGCGGCCTGACCCTGATCGACCCGCCTTTCGAGCAGCCGGATGAACACCGCCGCCTGGCCGATGCCATGCTGACGGCCCAACAGCGCTTTCCCACCGGCATGGTCGCCGGGTGGTATCCGATCAAGGGCGGTGCTCCGGCCCGGCTGCTGCGGCATCAGTTGCAGGATGCCGGGCTGAAACGGGCCTTGATCGCCGAATTATTCCTTCGGCCGCCTACTGATACGACACGTCTTAACGGAAGTGGCATGGCCATCCTCAACCCGCCCTGGCAATTTGGCGATAACGCCCGCGCGATCATGCAGGCCCTGAAAACCGGATTAAAAGCGTGTGAGATCCGCGTGGATGAACTCGGAACTGATTGTGCGGCCTCTGCCCCCGGAGCCATGGAACATAAAACGCAATGACAGATACCGGTTTGAACGATGTT is from Granulibacter bethesdensis and encodes:
- a CDS encoding heme biosynthesis HemY N-terminal domain-containing protein, whose amino-acid sequence is MRRIIKIVLPAAVVVAVAWYVAGLPGHVGVTVGDDLTIDMSVPAAIVAVVILVLAVHLLLRAVGAILGLPRTIRRWRQARTRQAGDYAVSRALVSLAAGDAGGAWREAGKARACLGDTAQTLLLVAEAARLSGRESEATQAFHALTRTEDASFLGYRGLLREAITREDWTSAAELARKAELAHPGAAWLRTERVNLAIRGGRWMDALSLAENDQQRAAFATAAAQAELDQAEKLRTARQAFRLDPSLTQAAIAYATALRAAGRQRRSDAVLVKAWAAHPQPDLAMVALSGVTDPLTRVRTVKRLVAGNPGHPESHLLLARENLAAGLTGEARSHAEQASRLIDQKRVWLLLADIEEKEHGSGAAMQAALRRASEASPDPEWRCLHCGHATPHWVTACPSCHTPGQIRWTTPGEAGVALPPLPSSAVTEPLLALR
- a CDS encoding 23S rRNA (adenine(2030)-N(6))-methyltransferase RlmJ — encoded protein: MNYRHAFHAGNFADCHKHALMVALLTVLRQKEAPFFVLDTHAGTGETLLTDGPAARTGEWQKGIGLLLDDPAPALASYLALVKSLGMERSLYPGSPLIARAMLRPQDRMAVCELHPEDGASLAERFRGDPYCAIHRRDGWKALETMLPPKTASSGGVLPRRGLTLIDPPFEQPDEHRRLADAMLTAQQRFPTGMVAGWYPIKGGAPARLLRHQLQDAGLKRALIAELFLRPPTDTTRLNGSGMAILNPPWQFGDNARAIMQALKTGLKACEIRVDELGTDCAASAPGAMEHKTQ
- a CDS encoding uroporphyrinogen-III synthase, with translation MSLSISSRIERPAILVTRPEPGASATARRLAALGFTPVLAPALEVEIRADALIEEALPDLQAVLVTSANAIPALDPLRTLPLFAVGDATARAARAAGHQDVTSAGKDADRLLMLVRARLDPAGKPLLLASGEGQGAFLYQGLSQTGFTVLHRFVYCARPVQALPEQAEHALRILMEGAAPSAGVAGLKAVLFFSPETARSFVRLLDRAGLADGTSRLVACVISSAVAEAITVLTWRDIRVAAQPTQDDLLALLR
- the hemC gene encoding hydroxymethylbilane synthase, whose translation is MQPAHPPSGYPSGHPSGHPSGPATPSSTPPSSHVGMHGLPLRVGTRASPLALVQTRAFLARLRSFCPILRDMEVFEEHQINTTGDRVQDRRLAEIGGKGLFAKEIHEALSDRRIDFAVHSLKDLETQLPPGIVLACTLKREDARDAIILPPGFTPPPPGDPFSVLQQGALVGTSSVRRQAQLAHARPDLRFATIRGNVQTRLAKLARGECDASLLALAGLRRLDMEQAASVVLDTEIMVPAACQGIVGVTVREDDYALRDLLAGIEDREAKAVSTAERALLNLLDGSCRTPIGGHARILSGGVLHLTGLVAAEDGSFLLRRTLQGAVSEAEALGAELGRSLRADSPPDIFLD
- the tsaD gene encoding tRNA (adenosine(37)-N6)-threonylcarbamoyltransferase complex transferase subunit TsaD, which translates into the protein MTPNLPEMHEAVDSPASENLFPGPVLGIETSCDETAAAVLDGSGRILAEIVLSQYDDHARFGGVVPEIAARAHLAYLPGMVTEVMDKAGLRFQDLAAIAATSGPGLIGGLLVGAGLGKGLALAAKRPFIAINHLEAHALAALLPALGGVAETTSGEHFPFLLMLLSGGHCQCILVEGVGRYRRLGGTIDDAVGEAFDKVGKLLGLGWPGGPALERLALQGNPRALAFPRPMKGRVGCDFSFSGLKTAVAQYVARFPDGPLPLSDAADIAASFQAAVADVMADRATAALAMADEIAPAKMLVVSGGVAANAAIRAALSTAAERRGITMLAPPPRLCTDNAVMVAWAGLHRLKYGAVSGLDHAPLPRWPLDAPDMALPESTAP
- a CDS encoding COG4223 family protein, coding for MSEPDKTGPQIDGPVDEVTRTMEQPSSPSLASTQVGQKNAGQNSLSRAALVLAGGALVLGGVSLYLGVQSQPTDPVLLARLEALEENVTSRHDTERPAIKKMEEQIEDLDTTLHRQMQSLAGFVRAHTARLDTLEHRPAARDEATITAVEALTKRVDDITAEQKRFRDLSDSERDRMQAALHILESRLAKLDAEQQGAVQALQQARERLNAIAGEAGKVTALADRAGRLARLQAASSALGRGEKLGDIPNAPPALTRFAQEAPPTLAALTLSFETVAQHAVEASRPDVSHASFWETVKQKAETLVTIRRGDQVLVGDPAAGVIARARKALDAGDLAGAVRTLDALTGPAAQAVSGWKAQAQALLDAQAALSDMAAHA